The window gagtgccagccgtaagcaggccgcaaggtggtcatcagtcctggtggatctgtattttgacttaatgattttcatatgtgaaaaggcagactcacacaaatatgttgatccaaaaagtgcagtcaaattctttgcagtttgaggttggggtacttctctttctgcattagattccagaattggacgtttgtgtcaggtgtagctcttgatttgagctcaatgtcattatttagtgtgaggatctcattctcaatagcaccgctatccaggttgaagagtgatgccactttggacgttatacagtccacatctatattttccccaaatagaaaactgagaaaactgacaacaggctcaatggatgcaaagtcagtaaagcgcctgtcaaattctgacaagatgctttgcacttgatcatcataacgtgcactctcaagctccacacagtctttgccctgacgcttaagttctgtgtccatgtgtggaaagttccgcagatcacactgttgcaacctgcttgatagcagctgtacttgcttttaaaggtgttcacggagctgatcatgttgatgatgtgtttgttcctaccctgcagctctagattcaacTTATTGAGCTCGTCAGTCAGAttagtaagaaaggctaaatcaagagccactgactgtcttctagctgtgcatactcagcatggtttgaacgtttcagaaattaatttcgggcaacaattcagaaaaccgttccagaaatgtacctctgctgagccaccttacgtctgtgtgcagcagcagatctgtgtgttctgcaccggtctcctcgAGTTGCGCAtggaataatcgcctctgcagactcctggcccgaacaaAATAGccaatcttgttagccacatccatcacgtctttcatgtttaaaatcttcccgcacaacccttgcaggtgaattatacaatggtaattcaggaaatccgggaaagattcagactgtttgcacaatccaatgaacccagcagtacgtccaatcattgctggagccccatcggttgtaatggagaagagtttgaagaggggcaacttgctcttactaacgaattccataaaaacctgaaaaatatctgtgcctcttgtgtgccctttcaaaggcaaactggtcagcagctcttcttttacactcatgtTGTtgaaaaccattctaatgaacacacatagctgagccacatccacagcatcagtggattcatcgacttgcagagaaaaacactcacatgtttcaacatcattcctcaattgctgttcaacatcctccaccattccctcgcatcgccgtgtaacagaatttcttgatagctgcacatcctgaatagcagacacaatctcctttccatttttaaaatcggcaaaaagcgcatcagcggcttccatgaacgcttctttcacaatctcaccatccttgaaagatgtctttccttttgcaagaacacgacagacacgataagaagctatggttgcagccttactcgtggtattgggcctggtaaaaatggactgtggtgctgctagctgacttttcaattccttgacttttcgggcgcgcagtggtgatttagctgggaagtttgtatcgtagctcttggaccgtcttgaaatgcctgctccaaattccctttctttggtaaagccacatttgcattgcagataagacagatggacttggcattcaaATACAccaaaaaataatcctcctcccactctgaatgaaaatgataagttatAGTTTTTCAGATATATTCAGTACTGAGCCTTCACGTAACATAGAAGACAGGCAAATCTGAATGGTTTTGTTGAATCCcatgttttctgtcttatttGACCATTTATGGGTTTGTAGGCAGTAAATAATGCAACACTCTGCAGGAGTTGTTCATTCTAAAAGAATTTCTGCTGTTGTAAACATAACTGTGATGTAATTTCCAGAAAGAAAGCTGTTAAATAAGATAAACGTTGTGTGCTATGCTCATGCCAGCCTCCCGCGAGAAGGCCATCATCACCCGTGGACTGGAGTCCTTCTCATCCTTCTCCTGCATCCGCTTCAGGCCCACCTATAGCAACGACCGCGACTGGCTGCAGATCGAGTCCCAGAATGGGTGAGAAAATTATGTTGTTGAAAAGTTGGAGAtccaaaacatttctcaaagGTCAGTGCCCTTTAACTGAACTCTGACTCCCTCCAGCTGTTGGTCCTACGTCGGCCGTCGCGGTGGAAAGCAGGTGGTGTCCCTGAACCGTGGAGGATGTCTTTACCACCACACCGTCCAGCACGAGCTGCTCCACGCTCTGGGCTTCAACCACGAGCAGACCCGCTCCGACAGAGACAACCACATCAGAGTCCTGCTGCAGAACGTCCAGTCTGGTAATGGAGCTGGTTATAATTCACAATGattaaaagaggagagaaaaaattGCAGTTTCAAGCCTCTCAAATATTGGGATTTGCTGATTTCATCTGTTGTATATCAAGTTATATAGAGTCCCTTAGAGCCTAAATAAATCTCAAGAGACATTAACAGGTCACTAGGATAATTCTTCAGCAGCTGGATTCTATCCTGTTTAGAAgtgaattcaaaataaattacaaatgttaTTTCTTGTATCTTTTCTAGGTATGGAGCACAACTTCAACAAGATTGCCACCCTGAACCAGGGCACTCCCTATGACTACAACTCTGTCATGCAGTACTTCAGGTGAGAACATCATGGCTTCACttcctccctgctgctgtgtgtttctttgtgttggtgtgtgtgtctcagtgtaaCTGCTCTGTGCCGTCTTCCAGGACTGCCTTCTCCAAGAACGGCCAGCCCACGATGATCCCCATCCCTAACGCCAACGTGTCCTTCGGCAACGCTAAGGAAATGAGCCGTAATGATAAGTCCAGGCTCAACACTCTCTACCAGTGCTGTGAGTGTCCACATGACCACATTTTCACTCCTGTCTGTACTACACATCAGTTTGACCTAACCCTCCTCTCACTCTTACAGAGGAAGCTGATCGCATGTGCTGACTGAGGATCAGAGGAAGACTGTCTCCTGAAGCTCTCTCAACAACAGAAGCTACAGATTCAATCATTCATCATACAATAAAGTTACTTTGATTTTAACATAAcactttttcctttcatttttcatcaAACCGTTTTAGATTTTGTCTCAAAGGCTAAGCCTATTCATAcgtatataataaatatgatttgttttcattacacattttctgacatGAAATGtctaaatatgcaaatgaagcaTCATCTTCAGAtaactttttgtaaatgtaGGATAATATTACAGATTGAATTAGAcgaagtaaataaaaaaaccacatacatgtttattttggatgtttGCCCTCAAATAGTCTGGAAGTAGACATGTTATATGTTAATGAATATGTGAGCTGAATGCAGGTGGGGAAAAACTAATATCCAGGTTAATTTTAACATCTGTACAGAGagacttggcttttataatttggaattaaaaaaacgCATGACAGTCTTTCTTCTGTGACATCatataataagaaaaacattgtaCGTGTTGTTTGCTACTGTTGACAGGATA of the Eleginops maclovinus isolate JMC-PN-2008 ecotype Puerto Natales chromosome 4, JC_Emac_rtc_rv5, whole genome shotgun sequence genome contains:
- the LOC134863096 gene encoding hatching enzyme 1.2-like, whose protein sequence is MSVFRFSALALLLLAACCWADSEADSAEKESEELSVSEILERANTNLVRSDNEPILTELDIAIDNEAERNADPCTSRGCKWLKNSDGKVYIPYYITNHFSSREKAIITRGLESFSSFSCIRFRPTYSNDRDWLQIESQNGCWSYVGRRGGKQVVSLNRGGCLYHHTVQHELLHALGFNHEQTRSDRDNHIRVLLQNVQSGMEHNFNKIATLNQGTPYDYNSVMQYFRTAFSKNGQPTMIPIPNANVSFGNAKEMSRNDKSRLNTLYQC